A window from Vulcanimicrobium alpinum encodes these proteins:
- a CDS encoding adenosylcobinamide-GDP ribazoletransferase translates to MSALRSVRAAFSYFSILPVGVAGPPDGAMMAWLPLVGAVVGALSGGAAYLVSLAAPHALAVATAFGASIVLTGAIHLDGFLDGCDAFFASATPERRREILDDPGHGTFALAGFAVAGAVWISALWSIPPQRYVLTLATAAAAARLAAVAYARVVPYGDGEGPSVPMLVLSAALVGACATLAGLVRGAAALACGVAAAVACMTWIRPRLGGRLTGDAYGFTIVVAEVAMLAAFGA, encoded by the coding sequence GTGAGCGCCCTGCGCTCCGTGCGCGCGGCGTTTTCCTATTTTTCGATCCTGCCGGTCGGCGTCGCCGGCCCGCCCGACGGGGCGATGATGGCATGGCTGCCGCTGGTCGGTGCGGTCGTCGGGGCGCTCTCCGGCGGCGCTGCGTACCTGGTCTCGCTCGCGGCGCCGCACGCGCTCGCGGTCGCGACCGCGTTCGGCGCGTCGATCGTGCTCACCGGCGCCATCCACCTCGACGGATTTCTCGACGGCTGCGACGCGTTTTTCGCGAGCGCGACGCCCGAGCGACGGCGCGAGATCCTCGACGATCCCGGCCACGGCACGTTCGCGCTGGCGGGATTCGCGGTGGCAGGTGCCGTCTGGATCTCCGCGCTGTGGTCGATCCCGCCGCAGCGCTACGTGCTGACGCTCGCGACCGCCGCTGCGGCGGCGCGGCTCGCCGCGGTGGCGTACGCGCGCGTCGTCCCGTACGGCGATGGTGAGGGTCCGTCGGTTCCGATGCTGGTGCTCTCGGCGGCGCTCGTCGGCGCCTGTGCAACGCTCGCCGGGCTTGTGCGCGGCGCGGCGGCGCTGGCCTGCGGCGTCGCGGCCGCCGTCGCGTGCATGACGTGGATACGCCCGCGCCTCGGCGGCCGCCTCACCGGCGACGCCTACGGCTTCACGATCGTCGTCGCCGAAGTCGCGATGCTCGCGGCCTTCGGAGCCTGA
- the pfp gene encoding diphosphate--fructose-6-phosphate 1-phosphotransferase translates to MNGDETLAILVGGGPAPGINGVIASATIEARNSGLRVLGIYEGYRHLVRGDTSHVQELEIDDVSRLHFTGGSMLRTSRTNPAKDPESLRRCVRSLTMLGVRYLITIGGDDTTFGATRIAAETKGRIGVATVPKTIDNDLPLPDNAPTFGFETARAVGSAIVENLMEDARTASRWYLAVTMGRKSGALALGICKAAGATIAVIPEEFPDGTIRLAAVVDTLVGAIVKRLASGQDHGVAVVAEGIAERIAPDELAAVTTAARDAYGHVRLADVPLGSVLRDAVRSRLTELGLDTTVVPKDIGYELRSAKPIPFDAEYTRTLGYGAVRYLLGGGSGSLIALAGGRIHPVTLNEMLDPATGRIRVRMVDVTTESYEVARKYMIRLEPHDFTEPRLSRLAAQTTLDPEAFAAQFAHLGR, encoded by the coding sequence ATGAACGGCGACGAGACCCTGGCGATCCTGGTCGGGGGCGGCCCGGCTCCCGGCATCAACGGCGTGATCGCGTCGGCGACGATCGAGGCGCGCAACAGCGGGCTGCGCGTGCTGGGCATCTACGAGGGCTATCGCCACCTCGTGCGCGGCGACACCTCGCACGTGCAGGAGCTCGAGATCGACGACGTGTCGCGCCTGCACTTCACCGGCGGATCGATGCTGCGCACCTCGCGCACGAACCCTGCCAAAGACCCGGAGTCGCTGCGTCGCTGCGTTCGTTCGCTCACGATGCTCGGCGTGCGGTACCTCATCACGATCGGCGGCGACGACACGACGTTCGGCGCGACCCGCATCGCCGCCGAGACCAAGGGCCGCATCGGCGTCGCGACGGTCCCGAAGACCATCGACAACGATCTTCCGCTCCCAGACAACGCGCCGACCTTCGGGTTCGAAACGGCGCGCGCCGTCGGCTCGGCGATCGTCGAGAATCTCATGGAAGACGCGCGCACCGCGTCGCGCTGGTATCTCGCGGTCACGATGGGGCGCAAGTCGGGCGCGCTCGCGCTGGGAATCTGCAAGGCCGCCGGCGCGACGATCGCGGTGATCCCCGAGGAATTTCCCGACGGCACGATCCGCCTCGCCGCGGTCGTCGATACGCTCGTCGGCGCGATCGTGAAGCGGCTCGCGTCAGGCCAGGACCACGGCGTCGCCGTCGTCGCCGAAGGGATCGCGGAGCGCATCGCGCCCGACGAGCTCGCGGCGGTCACGACGGCGGCGCGCGACGCGTACGGGCACGTGCGCCTGGCGGACGTGCCGCTGGGCAGCGTGCTGCGCGATGCCGTCCGCAGCCGCCTCACCGAGCTCGGGCTCGACACGACGGTCGTCCCGAAGGACATCGGCTACGAACTGCGCAGCGCGAAGCCGATTCCGTTCGACGCCGAGTACACGCGCACGCTCGGGTACGGCGCAGTCCGCTACCTGCTCGGCGGCGGCAGCGGGTCGCTCATCGCGCTCGCCGGCGGACGGATCCATCCCGTCACGCTGAACGAGATGCTCGATCCCGCCACCGGGCGGATTCGCGTACGGATGGTCGACGTGACGACCGAATCGTACGAGGTCGCGCGGAAGTACATGATCCGGCTCGAGCCGCACGACTTCACCGAACCGCGGCTCTCGCGGCTCGCAGCCCAAACGACGCTCGATCCCGAGGCCTTCGCGGCGCAGTTCGCTCACCTCGGCCGGTGA
- a CDS encoding NADP-dependent isocitrate dehydrogenase codes for MNKITVRNPIVELDGDEMTRIIWRFIKDKLILPYLDLDLKYYDLGIEYRDQTNDQVTLDAARAIKQYGVGVKCATITPDEARVEEFHLKQMWKSPNGTIRNELDGTVFREPIICRNVPRLVPGWTQPIVIGRHAFGDQYRATDFVVPSAGTLTLKFQPKDGGAPIERTVFEFPGGGVALAMYNLDESIRGFARASFNYGLLRNWPVYLSTKNTILKAYDGRFKDLFQQVFEEEFKAEYDRRGLIYEHRLIDDMVASALKWPGAFVWACKNYDGDVQSDTVAQGFGSLGLMTSVLMTPDGKTIEAEAAHGTVTRHFREHQKGRETSTNPIASIFAWTRGLAHRGKVDGTPEVTRFAETLEQVCIDTVESGKMTKDLAVLIGPDQPWLTTTQFLDALDAELRTRMDAATPAAV; via the coding sequence CTGAACAAGATCACCGTCCGTAACCCGATCGTCGAACTCGACGGCGACGAGATGACGCGCATCATCTGGCGGTTCATCAAAGACAAGCTGATCCTGCCCTATCTCGACCTCGACCTCAAGTATTACGACCTGGGAATCGAGTACCGTGACCAGACGAACGACCAAGTGACCCTCGACGCGGCGCGCGCGATCAAACAGTACGGCGTCGGCGTGAAGTGCGCGACGATCACGCCCGACGAAGCCCGCGTCGAAGAGTTCCATCTCAAGCAGATGTGGAAGTCGCCGAACGGGACGATCCGCAACGAGCTCGACGGAACCGTCTTTCGCGAGCCGATCATCTGCCGCAACGTGCCGCGCCTCGTCCCGGGCTGGACGCAGCCGATCGTCATCGGCCGCCACGCGTTCGGCGACCAGTATCGCGCGACCGATTTCGTCGTCCCCAGCGCCGGCACGCTCACGCTGAAATTTCAGCCGAAGGACGGCGGCGCGCCGATCGAACGGACGGTCTTCGAGTTCCCCGGCGGCGGCGTGGCGCTCGCGATGTACAACCTCGACGAGTCGATCCGCGGCTTCGCCCGCGCGTCGTTCAACTACGGACTGCTGCGCAACTGGCCGGTCTATCTCTCGACGAAGAACACCATTCTCAAAGCGTACGACGGGCGCTTCAAGGACCTCTTCCAGCAGGTGTTCGAGGAAGAATTCAAGGCCGAGTATGATCGCCGCGGTCTGATCTACGAGCACCGGCTGATCGACGACATGGTGGCGTCGGCGCTGAAGTGGCCGGGCGCGTTCGTGTGGGCATGCAAGAACTACGACGGCGACGTGCAGTCGGACACGGTTGCGCAGGGCTTCGGATCGCTCGGCCTGATGACGTCGGTGCTGATGACGCCGGACGGCAAGACGATCGAAGCCGAAGCGGCGCACGGGACGGTGACGCGCCACTTCCGCGAGCACCAGAAGGGGCGCGAGACGTCGACGAATCCGATCGCGTCGATCTTCGCGTGGACCCGCGGGCTCGCGCATCGCGGCAAGGTCGACGGCACGCCCGAGGTCACGCGGTTCGCCGAGACGCTCGAACAGGTCTGCATCGACACGGTCGAGTCCGGCAAGATGACCAAGGATCTCGCGGTGCTGATCGGACCCGATCAGCCCTGGCTGACGACGACCCAGTTCCTCGACGCGCTCGACGCCGAACTGCGCACGCGCATGGATGCGGCGACCCCCGCGGCCGTCTGA
- a CDS encoding ferritin-like domain-containing protein → MSTTTKNHQPFLSDITTLRQRAREQIEKGAVTQDYGLDPKVSIDLLQGALATEIVCVLRYTMHSIAATGIASEGPKDEFAQHASEEREHMEMIADRINQLGGTPNFDPDGLAMRSASQYGASDLNLVGMIKENLIAERIAIEHYRELIGFFGDKDSTTRTMLEKILATEEEHANDMHDLLVAHEGRPMLPRS, encoded by the coding sequence GTGTCCACCACCACCAAGAACCACCAGCCCTTCCTCAGCGACATCACCACGCTCCGGCAGCGGGCGCGCGAGCAGATCGAGAAGGGCGCGGTCACGCAGGACTACGGGCTCGACCCGAAAGTGTCCATCGACCTGCTGCAGGGTGCGCTGGCGACCGAGATCGTGTGCGTGCTCCGCTACACGATGCACAGCATCGCCGCGACCGGGATCGCGAGCGAAGGTCCGAAGGACGAGTTCGCGCAGCATGCGAGCGAAGAGCGCGAGCACATGGAGATGATCGCCGATCGGATCAACCAGTTGGGCGGAACGCCGAACTTCGATCCCGACGGTCTGGCGATGCGTTCCGCGTCGCAGTACGGCGCGAGCGATCTCAATCTGGTCGGGATGATCAAGGAGAATCTGATCGCCGAGCGGATCGCGATCGAACATTATCGCGAACTGATCGGCTTCTTCGGCGACAAGGACTCCACCACGCGCACGATGCTCGAGAAGATCCTCGCGACCGAAGAAGAGCACGCGAACGACATGCACGATCTGCTCGTGGCGCACGAAGGAAGGCCGATGCTGCCGCGCTCATAG
- a CDS encoding DUF429 domain-containing protein, protein MNAPRFLGLDLAWSAANPSGLAALDGEGTLFALRADLRGDDQILDWVRAHLGTGGGAIAIDMPTIVTNRSGRRCCEAELARDFARHHAGPYPANLARFPDGGRARALLDRLRADGVVETLEIAPHDRRTVAFEAFPHPAAVRLFGLERVIPYKKKRRAWPAVLDAWARYRSLLGTLRDADPPLCIPAELLPARLPDSSKYKAWDDKIDAVMCAYVASFVWRHGTASGRVVVYGDMDGGHIVVPACAAVAREAAASRVHLVP, encoded by the coding sequence ATGAACGCTCCGCGATTCCTCGGACTCGACCTGGCGTGGTCGGCGGCGAACCCTTCGGGGCTCGCCGCGCTCGACGGCGAGGGGACGCTCTTCGCCCTGCGCGCCGATCTGCGCGGCGACGACCAGATCCTCGACTGGGTGCGCGCGCATCTGGGGACCGGCGGCGGCGCGATCGCGATCGACATGCCGACGATCGTGACCAACCGCTCGGGCAGGCGCTGCTGCGAAGCAGAACTTGCGCGCGATTTCGCGCGGCACCATGCCGGCCCGTACCCGGCTAACCTCGCGCGGTTCCCGGACGGCGGCCGCGCCCGCGCGCTGCTCGACCGCCTGCGCGCCGACGGCGTCGTCGAGACGCTCGAGATCGCTCCGCACGATCGCCGCACCGTTGCGTTCGAAGCGTTTCCGCATCCGGCGGCCGTCCGGCTGTTCGGGCTCGAGCGCGTCATCCCGTACAAGAAGAAGCGGCGGGCGTGGCCCGCCGTGCTCGACGCTTGGGCGCGTTACCGTTCGCTCCTGGGGACCCTGCGCGACGCCGATCCGCCGCTGTGCATCCCCGCGGAGCTGCTGCCCGCGCGCCTGCCCGATTCCTCGAAGTACAAAGCCTGGGACGACAAGATCGACGCCGTGATGTGCGCGTACGTCGCGTCGTTTGTGTGGCGCCACGGAACCGCTTCGGGCCGCGTCGTGGTCTACGGTGACATGGACGGCGGTCACATCGTCGTCCCGGCCTGCGCGGCGGTCGCGCGTGAAGCAGCCGCTTCGCGGGTACACCTGGTCCCGTAG
- a CDS encoding cobalamin-binding protein: MRVVSLLPSATEILFAIGAGDAVVGVTHECDFPAEARTRPHLTSSLLPAELNAAGIDRHVRASVHAGSSLYGLDDAALAALEPDLIVTQELCAVCAVSYEIVDRAAKRLRGDPRVVSLEPSSLDDVFATIAFVGDLVARRAEADAFVAGLRARVAALRERVSRRDRPRTLVLEWTDSPMSAGHWTPGLVELAGGIPVLGNPGANSRVLDWGAIAAADPDVVLIAPCGYDLAKARDAVAALPEPGAHALRGLRATQEGRVFAVDGNAFVNRPGPRLVETAELFAAAMHGFAPPVTGVMERITGE, encoded by the coding sequence ATGCGCGTCGTCAGCCTCCTCCCCAGCGCCACGGAGATTCTTTTCGCAATCGGTGCCGGCGATGCGGTCGTGGGCGTCACGCACGAGTGCGACTTCCCTGCCGAGGCGCGCACGCGCCCGCACCTCACCTCCTCGCTCCTCCCCGCCGAACTCAACGCCGCCGGGATCGACCGCCACGTGCGCGCGAGCGTGCACGCCGGCTCGTCGCTGTACGGGCTCGACGACGCGGCGCTGGCCGCGCTCGAACCCGATCTGATCGTCACGCAGGAGCTGTGCGCGGTGTGCGCGGTGTCCTACGAGATCGTCGATCGCGCCGCGAAGCGGCTGCGCGGCGATCCGCGGGTCGTCTCGCTCGAGCCGTCGTCGCTCGACGACGTCTTCGCGACGATCGCGTTCGTCGGCGATCTGGTCGCGCGGCGCGCCGAGGCCGACGCGTTCGTCGCCGGACTGCGCGCGCGCGTCGCGGCACTCCGCGAGCGCGTTTCCCGGCGCGATCGTCCGCGCACGCTCGTGCTGGAATGGACCGATTCGCCGATGAGCGCCGGCCATTGGACGCCCGGGCTCGTCGAGCTCGCCGGCGGGATCCCGGTGCTGGGCAATCCCGGCGCGAACAGCCGCGTCCTCGATTGGGGAGCGATCGCAGCCGCGGACCCCGACGTCGTCCTGATCGCGCCGTGCGGCTACGACCTGGCGAAGGCGCGGGACGCGGTCGCGGCCCTGCCCGAGCCCGGCGCGCACGCGCTGCGCGGGCTGCGAGCGACGCAGGAGGGCCGCGTCTTCGCCGTCGACGGCAACGCGTTCGTCAACCGCCCGGGACCGCGGCTGGTCGAGACGGCGGAACTGTTCGCCGCCGCGATGCACGGATTCGCGCCGCCCGTGACGGGCGTCATGGAGCGCATCACCGGAGAGTAG
- a CDS encoding inorganic diphosphatase, producing MSLATRQNRLNLPLGEKAPDEINVIVEIPSGSRNKYEYDKSLDIFRLDRALHSPIFYPGDYGFVPRTLALDDDPLDVLILVSEPTFSGCLVVARPIGLLKMIDNGKPDDKVLAVPVGEPDYADVHNFTQIFTHQLRKIQHFFETYKLLEGKHTSTEGWDDAAAARRVIVESAQRFTDKPE from the coding sequence ATGAGTCTTGCAACCCGTCAGAACCGGTTGAATCTTCCGCTGGGCGAGAAGGCGCCGGACGAGATCAACGTCATCGTCGAGATCCCCAGCGGGTCGCGCAACAAATACGAGTACGATAAATCGCTCGACATCTTCCGGCTCGACCGCGCGCTGCACTCGCCGATCTTTTATCCCGGCGACTACGGATTCGTTCCGCGCACGCTCGCGCTCGACGACGATCCGCTCGACGTGCTGATCCTCGTCTCCGAGCCGACCTTCAGCGGCTGTCTGGTCGTTGCGCGGCCGATCGGCCTGCTCAAGATGATCGACAACGGGAAGCCCGACGACAAGGTGCTCGCGGTCCCGGTCGGCGAACCCGACTATGCCGACGTGCACAACTTCACCCAGATCTTCACGCACCAGCTGCGGAAGATCCAGCACTTCTTCGAGACGTACAAACTGCTCGAAGGGAAGCACACCAGCACCGAAGGCTGGGACGACGCCGCCGCTGCGCGCCGCGTGATCGTCGAATCGGCGCAGCGCTTTACCGACAAGCCCGAATAG
- a CDS encoding histidine phosphatase family protein: protein MELICVRHGRTAWNAGGRFQGHTDIPLDAEGRAQAAALGVLLRGEPFDRAVTSDLQRAEETARIVLGDRDVALRRDPGWREMAFGAWEGLTWDEIVARNPQFDAGNETAVHVYRPEGGEDFEALCARIGDAVVAVTAELPDDGTALIATHAGPLHALLRVLLGESDARAMKVRFLTASVTRFRRTAGVWHLAELNVTAELAS from the coding sequence GTGGAGCTGATCTGCGTCCGCCACGGGCGGACGGCCTGGAACGCCGGAGGGCGCTTTCAGGGACACACCGACATCCCGCTCGACGCCGAGGGCCGCGCGCAAGCGGCGGCGCTCGGCGTCTTGCTGCGCGGCGAGCCCTTCGACCGCGCGGTGACGAGCGATCTGCAGCGCGCCGAGGAGACCGCGCGGATCGTCCTGGGCGACCGCGACGTCGCGCTGCGGCGCGATCCGGGCTGGCGCGAGATGGCGTTCGGCGCGTGGGAGGGGCTGACGTGGGATGAGATCGTAGCGCGCAACCCGCAGTTCGACGCCGGCAACGAGACCGCGGTGCACGTCTACCGTCCCGAGGGCGGCGAAGACTTCGAGGCCCTGTGCGCGCGCATCGGCGACGCCGTTGTAGCGGTCACCGCGGAACTCCCTGACGACGGGACGGCGCTCATCGCGACGCACGCGGGGCCGCTCCACGCGCTGCTGCGCGTGCTGCTCGGAGAGAGCGACGCGCGCGCGATGAAGGTGCGTTTTCTCACCGCATCGGTGACGCGTTTTCGCCGCACCGCGGGCGTCTGGCACCTCGCCGAGCTCAACGTCACGGCGGAGCTCGCGTCGTGA
- a CDS encoding aldehyde dehydrogenase family protein, with translation METPDRVGIRKMYKLYVNGAFTRSESARSDQIGGENVARASRKDVRDAVVAARAGHEKWAASAPANRGLVLYRLAEMMEARAAELAAQLVTGGTADAAGARREVAAAIDRVVWYAGWCDKYLALASTRNPVAGPHFNFSTPEPTGIVAVVAPDAPALLGLATAVVPALVSGNAVVAVASETDPRTAVVFAECVATSDLPAGVCNLLTGRREELAPVLAGHMDVNALVAFGLDDAAAKRLGELGAENVKRTRCEPAAEPAAWFDAQYDDLERVLAFTELKTIWHPARI, from the coding sequence ATGGAGACCCCGGATCGCGTCGGCATTCGTAAGATGTACAAACTCTACGTGAACGGCGCGTTCACCCGCAGCGAGTCGGCGCGCAGCGACCAGATCGGCGGCGAGAACGTCGCACGCGCATCGCGCAAGGACGTCCGCGACGCGGTCGTCGCCGCGCGGGCCGGACACGAGAAGTGGGCGGCGAGCGCTCCCGCCAATCGCGGGCTGGTGCTCTACCGGCTGGCGGAGATGATGGAAGCGCGCGCCGCCGAGCTCGCCGCGCAGCTGGTGACCGGCGGGACCGCCGATGCCGCGGGCGCGCGGCGCGAAGTCGCGGCCGCGATCGACCGCGTCGTCTGGTACGCGGGCTGGTGCGACAAGTACCTCGCCCTGGCGTCGACGCGCAATCCGGTCGCCGGGCCGCACTTCAACTTCTCCACCCCGGAACCGACCGGGATCGTCGCCGTCGTCGCCCCGGATGCGCCGGCGTTGCTGGGCCTCGCCACGGCGGTCGTGCCGGCGCTGGTGAGCGGGAACGCCGTCGTCGCCGTCGCCTCGGAGACCGACCCGCGCACCGCGGTCGTCTTCGCCGAGTGCGTTGCGACCAGCGACCTCCCCGCCGGCGTCTGCAACCTGCTCACCGGCCGTCGCGAGGAACTCGCGCCGGTCCTCGCCGGACACATGGACGTCAACGCGCTCGTCGCCTTCGGACTCGACGACGCCGCAGCAAAGCGCCTCGGCGAGCTCGGGGCGGAGAACGTCAAGCGGACGCGTTGCGAACCGGCCGCCGAGCCGGCCGCGTGGTTCGACGCGCAATACGACGACCTCGAGCGCGTCCTCGCGTTCACCGAACTCAAGACGATCTGGCATCCGGCGCGCATCTGA
- the cobT gene encoding nicotinate-nucleotide--dimethylbenzimidazole phosphoribosyltransferase → MITRDWRAEIAPIDAAVAAAGRERIDNLTKPQGSLGKIETLAVRLCAIAGGIPAHAYERRTILIGAADHGVAEDGVSAYPPEVTAQMVGGFLGEFAAINAFARAVRAEVYVADFGVRAKLAAHPRLIDVHCGYGTANLARRAAIPRHDLGYVLAAGIAAYDEAAERAPFDVLALGEMGIANTTAAAAIVAAFTGKPVRAVVGRGTGIDDARLAVKIAAVEKALARIEDFTWEQIASEAGGYEIVGLAGAILSAARARIPVVLDGYIVAAAALIAGAIAPQALDYCVAAHRSQEPGHALALEALGLEPLFDLDLRLGEASGAALALPLVEAAARMVREMHTFAEAGVATKEPDPT, encoded by the coding sequence GTGATCACGCGCGACTGGCGCGCGGAGATCGCACCGATCGACGCTGCTGTCGCGGCGGCGGGACGCGAGCGCATCGATAACCTTACCAAACCGCAGGGAAGCCTCGGAAAGATCGAGACGCTCGCTGTGCGCTTGTGCGCGATCGCCGGCGGGATTCCGGCGCACGCGTACGAGCGGCGGACGATTCTGATCGGCGCGGCCGACCACGGCGTCGCCGAAGACGGCGTGAGCGCGTACCCGCCGGAAGTGACCGCGCAGATGGTCGGCGGATTTCTCGGCGAATTCGCCGCGATCAACGCGTTCGCGCGCGCGGTGCGCGCCGAGGTGTACGTCGCCGACTTCGGCGTGCGCGCGAAACTCGCGGCGCATCCGCGGCTCATCGACGTGCACTGCGGATACGGTACCGCCAACTTGGCCCGGCGTGCGGCGATCCCGCGGCACGATCTGGGCTACGTGCTCGCGGCAGGGATCGCCGCGTACGATGAAGCCGCGGAGCGTGCGCCGTTCGACGTGCTGGCGCTCGGCGAGATGGGGATCGCGAACACGACCGCCGCGGCCGCGATCGTCGCGGCGTTCACCGGCAAACCCGTGCGCGCGGTTGTCGGGCGCGGCACGGGGATCGACGACGCGCGTCTCGCGGTGAAAATCGCGGCCGTCGAAAAGGCACTCGCGCGCATCGAAGATTTCACCTGGGAGCAGATCGCAAGCGAAGCCGGCGGCTACGAGATCGTCGGATTGGCCGGCGCCATCCTCAGCGCGGCACGCGCGCGCATCCCGGTCGTCCTCGACGGCTACATCGTCGCGGCGGCCGCGCTGATCGCCGGCGCGATCGCACCGCAGGCGCTCGACTACTGCGTCGCGGCGCACCGCTCGCAGGAGCCGGGCCACGCGCTCGCGCTCGAGGCGCTCGGACTCGAGCCGCTGTTCGATTTAGATTTGCGCCTGGGAGAGGCCAGCGGCGCGGCCCTCGCGCTCCCGCTCGTCGAGGCCGCGGCGCGGATGGTGCGCGAGATGCACACCTTCGCCGAAGCCGGCGTCGCGACGAAGGAGCCGGACCCGACGTGA
- a CDS encoding PAS domain-containing protein has translation MSEEVVDERLFTMNRAELDAFPDGVITLNRDATIVRYNRTEALLARRNQDETIGLNFFRDVAPCTAVKDFQGRFEAFTQHHDSKVERFDFVFRFAWGTQDVGITLIRKAGFDEINVLVSRRSKND, from the coding sequence ATGAGCGAGGAAGTGGTCGACGAGCGGCTCTTCACCATGAACCGTGCCGAGCTCGACGCGTTTCCGGACGGCGTGATCACCTTGAACCGGGACGCGACGATCGTTCGATACAATCGCACCGAAGCGCTGCTCGCGCGGCGCAACCAAGATGAGACGATCGGCCTGAACTTCTTCCGCGACGTCGCCCCGTGCACCGCGGTCAAGGATTTTCAGGGCCGCTTCGAGGCCTTCACCCAGCATCACGATTCGAAGGTCGAGCGGTTCGATTTCGTCTTTCGGTTCGCGTGGGGCACGCAGGACGTCGGGATCACGCTCATCCGCAAGGCCGGCTTCGACGAGATCAACGTGCTCGTGAGCCGCCGCTCGAAGAACGACTAG